One Mercurialis annua linkage group LG3, ddMerAnnu1.2, whole genome shotgun sequence DNA window includes the following coding sequences:
- the LOC126675467 gene encoding protein SIEVE ELEMENT OCCLUSION B-like codes for MWRVEKGIAYNTSSGEDVHATTFSIIFETLSGYSWEAILILTLTAFALNYGECWHLALIYSSNQLGKSMAILKQVADVHKLSGLSAPPLEAVNDLVKAIMDVTRCIIEFQELGSQLDGSKDVEAYSAGLRQIPLTIYWIIRSVLASASQITSLTSLAFNYVISSTEKEELIFLTEKLNKKKKELKEQQNLCYPILDKATMNKRLGIIKSLLELPQVDNMNILRALIYYKDDQQPLIDGSNRKVDLDVLRKKLILLLISDVDIPQEDINVVKQIYHKSRDEGQIIKAENQFEIVWLPIVDSSMFTSSDYVNRKFKEKRSNMPWYSVNQPSLIAQEVVKLTREEWHFDKHPIIVVLDAQGQLLSNVIVFGGKLIFCVMMAYVRMVSELISYGL; via the exons ATGTGGCGTGTTGAAAAAGGA ATAGCATATAACACTTCAAGCGGAGAAGACGTACACGCCACAACATTCTCAATAATATTTGAAACACTATCAGGATATTCATGGGAAGCTATACTAATACTAACTTTGACAGCTTTTGCTTTGAATTATGGGGAATGTTGGCACCTTGCTCTCATCTATTCATCAAACCAGCTAGGCAAGTCCATGGCAATCCTGAAGCAGGTAGCTGATGTTCACAAGCTGTCAGGACTCTCTGCTCCTCCCCTGGAAGCTGTTAATGATCTCGTAAAGGCGATTATGGATGTGACTAGATGCATTATTGAGTTCCAGGAGCTTGGATCCCAACTTGATGGTTCAAAGGATGTCGAAGCATATTCTGCAGGATTACGCCAAATCCCACTCACTATATACTGGATCATTAGGAGTGTCTTGGCTTCTGCTTCTCAGATTACTAGCCTCACCAGCTTGGCTTTCAA CTATGTAATATCAAGTACAGAGAAGGAAGAATTGATCTTCTTGACAGAAAAACTaaacaagaagaaaaaagagCTCAAGGAACAGCAGAACTTATGCTATCCAATCTTAG ACAAGGCAACCATGAATAAGCGTCTGGGTATTATTAAGAGCCTCCTTGAACTTCCCCAAGTTGACAACATGAATATTTTGAGAGCACTTATATATTACAAGGATGATCAACAACCACTTATTGATGGTTCTAATAGaaag GTTGACCTTGACGTCTTGAGAAAAAAACTGATATTGTTGCTAATATCAGACGTAGACATCCCACAAGAAGACAtaaatgttgtgaaacaaataTACCACAAATCGAGGGACGAGGGACAAATAATTAAAGCTGAAAACCAATTTGAGATCGTCTGGCTTCCGATTGTTGATTCATCCATGTTCACTTCTTCTGATTATGTTAATAGAAAGTTTAAGGAAAAGAGGAGTAACATGCCTTGGTACTCAGTAAACCAGCCTTCATTGATTGCTCAAGAAGTTGTTAAATTGACCAGAGAGGAGTGGCATTTCGACAAGCACCCTATTATTGTTGTGCTAGATGCACAAGGTCAG TTACTTTCTAATGTAATAGTTTTTGGAGGGAAACTAATATTTTGTGTAATGATGGCTTATGTCAGaa tggtatcggagcttATTTCCTACGGGCTGTGA